The DNA sequence GGCCGGCGCGATCTCGATCGTCGACAACACCTTCGCCTCGCCTATCCTCCAAGCGCCACTCGCGCTCGGCGCCGATATCGTCTGGCACTCCAGCACGAAGTACCTCAACGGCCACTCGGATCTCCTCGGCGGCGTTGCGGTCACCAATTCCGACGAACTCGCGGCCAAGCTGCAGTTCAATGCCAACTCTGCGGGCGCAGTCCCCGGCCCCATGGACGCCTGGCTCACGCTGCGCGGCACCAAGACGCTCGCGCTGCGCGTGAAGGCCCACGACGCCAACGGCCGCGCCGTCGCCGCATGGTTCGCCAAGCGCTTGGGCGCCGAGCGCGTGTTCTATCCGGGCCTCGAAAGCCACCCGCAGCACGAGCTGGCCAAGCGCCAGATGAGCGGCTTCGGCGGCATGGTCTCCGTGGAAACGGGCTCCAAGGCCAACGCCAACACCGTCGTCACGCGCCTCAAGCTCTTCACGCTGGCTGAATCCCTTGGCGGCGTGGAATCGTTGGTATGTCAGCCGGCGGGGATGACGCATGCCTCGGTGGAACCGGCGCGCCGCGCGGAGATCGGTATCACTGATGGCCTGCTCCGTTTCTCGGTCGGCGTGGAAGACGTCGAAGACCTGCTCGAGGACCTCGACCAGGCGTTCAAGGGGCTCTGAGCCCCGAGGAGTGCACGATGGCGCGCACCGTTCTCACTGACATCGCGTCCCAGACCTGGGAGCATCCCGCCGACCGCGCCGCGCTGGCCGCGATGCGCGCGTTGCCGGGCTTCGACACCGCGATCAACGCCTTCGCCAAGGCCTTCGGCGAGCGCGGCGTGCGCCATCTGTTCCTCGCCTCGGCGGTGCGCGTCGGGCCCACGCAGCGCCCGCAGCTCGACGCGCTGTGGACCGAAGTCCTGCAGACGATGGACTGGCCGACGCGTCCGCAGCTCTACGTCACGCAGACGCCGACCATCAACGCGGGCGCCGTCGGCTTCGGCGAGCCCTTCGTGGTGATCAACTCCGCCGCCATCGAGCATCTCACGCGCGAGGAGCTGCG is a window from the Pseudogemmatithrix spongiicola genome containing:
- a CDS encoding trans-sulfuration enzyme family protein, which codes for MTKIFAEDLAQRVGTRAIHAGQRPDPTSGAIMPPIYQTSTYAQEALGVNKGYEYARGKNPTREALERNVAALENAQHGFAFSSGMGCLTSIMLMLRAGDHIIVGSNVYGGTYRQMDKLFTNFGVEISWIDMRDVQKVQDAVKKNTRAIFIETPTNPLMQLADIKAISDIAHKAGAISIVDNTFASPILQAPLALGADIVWHSSTKYLNGHSDLLGGVAVTNSDELAAKLQFNANSAGAVPGPMDAWLTLRGTKTLALRVKAHDANGRAVAAWFAKRLGAERVFYPGLESHPQHELAKRQMSGFGGMVSVETGSKANANTVVTRLKLFTLAESLGGVESLVCQPAGMTHASVEPARRAEIGITDGLLRFSVGVEDVEDLLEDLDQAFKGL